From one Dermacentor variabilis isolate Ectoservices chromosome 3, ASM5094787v1, whole genome shotgun sequence genomic stretch:
- the LOC142576063 gene encoding uncharacterized protein LOC142576063, which yields MPPKCRKTSKHAALVDAHGHRRRRVVDRDTYYHRRRTADILWRAEMTSCFNALRCLVLPSSPRSRLHRSRRAVLQAAVQRLRYLEGVVSELLANDNGRRATPRNLRDVRSQFRRSLEATPPARRKRRQSEQSSPELLPSLEVLGDCDQEAFTGVRELGGASNRADAAMSVPSSPSICQVWWSNRAVEEAIMSSPTVQNLVDSFYDDVPLPTNGLNSAQLVPDEVIVLEAVPPSDSDDEQLVPFATLASDFDSSNFAGDSKAIRSEDPLLSSAIVHTAKSPEKHLLLCDEHDAPNWPAEQLIIGTQVDWVLDIHL from the coding sequence ATGCCACCGAAATGTCGCAAGACTTCGAAACACGCCGCTCTAGTGGACGCCCATGGTCACCGAAGACGGCGAGTCGTGGACAGAGACACGTATTACCACCGCCGAAGGACGGCAGATATTCTGTGGCGAGCCGAGATGACCAGCTGCTTCAACGCATTGCGCTGCCTGGTGCTGCCTTCGTCACCGCGTAGCCGACTGCACCGATCCAGACGCGCCGTTCTACAGGCAGCAGTTCAAAGACTGCGTTACTTAGAAGGCGTGGTATCTGAGCTGCTTGCGAACGACAACGGCCGTCGAGCAACGCCGCGAAACCTTCGGGATGTGAGGAGCCAGTTCCGTCGTAGTCTTGAGGCAACTCCGCCGGCGAGGCGAAAGCGACGCCAGAGCGAGCAAAGCTCGCCAGAGCTACTGCCGTCTCTGGAAGTGTTGGGGGACTGCGACCAGGAGGCGTTCACGGGTGTTCGCGAACTTGGCGGCGCAAGCAACCGTGCCGATGCTGCCATGAGCGTGCCATCGAGCCCAAGCATTTGCCAGGTTTGGTGGAGTAACCGCGCGGTGGAGGAAGCCATCATGTCGTCGCCGACGGTGCAAAACCTCGTGGATAGCTTCTACGACGACGTGCCCCTTCCTACGAACGGGCTCAACTCTGCGCAGCTCGTGCCCGACGAGGTCATTGTCCTCGAGGCCGTTCCGCCGTCTGATTCCGACGACGAACAGCTGGTCCCATTCGCAACGCTAGCTTCGGACTTTGACTCCAGTAATTTTGCTGGCGACTCCAAGGCGATAAGATCAGAAGACCCCTTGCTTAGTTCTGCCATTGTACATACTGCCAAAAGCCCTGAGAAGCATCTGCTCTTGTGCGATGAACATGATGCTCCCAACTGGCCAGCTGAACAACTGATCATAGGCACCCAAGTAGACTGGGTTCTTGACATTCATCTATAG